The Deinococcus metallilatus genome segment CGCGCATCCCCCAGGGTGTACAGGTTGGTCAGGGCCTGGGTGTACCAGAAGCTCTCGTAGGCGTTCCGGGGTCGGAAGCCCAGATAGGTCTGCCAGAGCCGGTTGTACCGTCCCCACGTTTCGAGGCTGGTCTGTCCCACGCTCATCTCCGGCCACTCCACGCGCAGCACGGCTTCGGTATAGGCGCGCAGTTCTCCCTTCAGCTCGGTCTGGAAGGCCGGGGGGAAGGCCTGCGCGCCGCGGTAGAGACTGGCAATCGCGTTGGCCTCCTGCTCGACGCGCACGCGGGCCTCTTGCTGCTCCTGCCACAGCAGGGCGACCACGAACGCCAGCAGCACGGCATAGACCACGCCGATGATGGCGTAGATGAAGCCCGCCACCTCCCGGTGTTCCTCCAGCACTGAAAGTTGCACCGAGCGGCGCACCAGCAGCATCCCCCCGAGCGCCAGCGCCACTGCCAGGGCGACGAACAGCCCTTCGCCCAGCCAGACCATCAGCCCACCCCTGAGACGAACTTCGGGTGAGTCGCAGACGAACCCGGGCGAAACGAGAAGAACCGACCGGCTGGCGGCGGTGGATCATGAGCGGGTGAGCCTCCGGCGTTTGCAATAAGAAAGGCGCCTGGCAAAGCTCTGGAGGAGAGGGGCCGCCCCTGAGCCTCCCGCCAACGGGGAACCTCCGCTGTCCTGCCCGGATGTTCTGGCGTCAGAGCAAGCCGGTATGAGCTGGATTCAGGCAGGGCGGCGCGGCTCATAGGCCTCCCGGATCACCGGGCAGGAGCGGCTCGGTGAAGGCGCGGCCCACGTCGGTCAGGTCGCCCGTCAGATTCTCCCCGGCGGGTTTCGGCCCGCCCGCCACCCAGGCGGTGAGGTCGTCAAACGCGGCCTCTTCCTCGATCTGGCTGAACTGGCAGTGCCCGGGACGCCGGATGGCCCGCTGCACCAGCAGGTCGCCTTTCCCGGCCGCCTCGACCTTGCGGCGGTAGTTCGCCTCCACGAAGATCGGCACGAAGGGGTCCCCGGTCGTGTGCAGGGTCAGCAGCGGCACGGTGATGTTCCCGCTGGGAATGCCGTAGATGGCCGGTTTGGGCAGGTCGCGTGCTCCGGGGGTGGCGGCGATTCTCTGAATCCCCCGGTTCAGGGTCACCTCGTCCAGACCCAGCCCGGGGTCGATGCGGTACACCGTCCCCACGTTGGTCGTCACCTGCGTTTCCGGCACCAGATTGGCGACGCCGGTGTATTTGGTGCTGAAGCCTGCCTCATAGAAGTTGGCGTCCAGGTCGAACGGGAGGTTCAGGCCCTGCTGCCGGAAGGGACGGGGGCCGCCGGAGAGGTACTTCTGCACCGAATCGAACTGGCGCCCCAGCACGGTGTAGTTCCCCGGCACCCCCAGCCGGGGCCGCACGACCTCCGGGTAGGTGGTGAGCAGGAAGCGTGGATCGAGAACCGGGAGCAGCATCGGGCCGAAGTTCTGCCCGGCGATGTACTCGCCCACCAGGCGGTAGGACAGGAAGTAGTCGAACACTTCCAGCCCCACCAGCGCCCCGCACTCGGCCAGCGCGCCCTGGTAGGCCTCCGGATGGGTTTCGAGCGAGTCGGTGACGATGTTGCCGCCCATCGAGCGGCCGTAGAGGAAGGTGCGCTTGGGTGTTCCCACCACCTGCCCGAAGAACTGGCGCAGATCGTTGAGGTCGTCGGCCCCCTGGCGCACCGCCCAGCCGTTGACGCTGTAGGTAGAAGCGGCCCAGGCGTAGCCCCGCTCGATGAGGTGGGCGCGGATGGGCGGGAGAACTTCTTCCAACTTGAGGCCGAAGCCCTCGAAGCCGTGGGCATACATCACGAGCTGGCCGTTCCAGTTCCGGGGCACCTCGATCTGGTAGCCGTAGCCGCTCCGCGTTCCGTAAAGGGCGCGGGCACCGGGGAGGGGCGTGAACTTTGGATTGGTGACCCGGTAGGCCCACGAGCCGGGGTTGTCCAGCAGCACGACGCACCCCGACAGGCCCAGGGACAGGGCGGCGAGCAGCACAGAGAGGCGTCTTTTCATCAGCACCTCCGGGGCGCCGGGGAGGGGACCGCCGTCACGGAACCCCGGAAGGAGCTGGGGTGAGCTGCCCCTCCCGGGTTCTCTGCCGGGTCAAGCCCCCGGACCGGGGCTATTGCAGCAGCCGCTCGACCACGCCGCTGATCCGGGTGGTCCCCGCGTGGAGGTCCACGTACATCTGCCGGTTGTTCAGCCACGCGATCTGCTGGTCGGTGAGGGTAAAGGTCCCGCTGATCCGGCCACTTCTGGCCCCGTTGGTCACCTGGTCGATGGTCAGGGCCAGGCTCACGCTGGCGGCGCTTTCCGTCTCGCCCGGCCCATAGAGATGCGCTGCGGTGGCCGCAGTGGTCAGGTTGTTGAACGTGCCCAGGACCGTGAGGGTATGGCCCGTGAGGGTGAGGTTGGCCTGGCCGGTCCCGAGGGCGACACCGCTGGTCCCGCCCGTCAGGTTCACGGAGTAGTTGGTCGTCATCTGGAGCTGGCCGCAGGCCGTGAACGTGAGGGCGAGTCCGGCGAGCGTGCTGAGGGTCAGTCTGTTCATACCATTCTCCTGAAGAGGTCGAGATGAGAGGGGAAAGGCGACCGGGCGGGCCTCCGGTAAAAAGCTCCGTTCCGCGTTGCTTCCTCCTTATGCGCGTAGGGAGAGGGGGCAGCGTTGCCGGGGGCGGCCGTCCCGGCAAGTCTCTGCTTACCGCACGAACACGAACAGCTCGAAGGTCTGCGGGTTGGGGGGCAGGGCTTCGAACGGGCGGCTGTAGGTCAGCGACAGCGGAAACTGGCCGGGCGCGGCGGCGCGGTAGCGCAAGACCACCGCGCCGCCCGCCCCCAGGCCGGTCGAGGACGGCCTGAAGCCCGCAGCACCGAGCTGCTCCAGCCCCGGCCCCAGCGGCAGGCTCAGCGACCAGGAATAGCCCGTGCTGGGGTTGCCGGGCAGGCTCAGTTCCAGCGTGTCGCCCACCCGCAGATCCACGATGCTGCCGTCGGCCTCCTGGTCCAGCCGGATGGTCTTGGGCACGAAGCGGCTGGGCGCGGGCTGGACACTGGCCGGAGAGGCCGTACCGCCCGAGGTCGCCGCCGGGGCACAGGCCCCCAGCAGCAGGAGCAGGCCGAGAACGGTGGGGGCCAGAAGAAGCTTCATGCGCACTCCTTTCAGTACCAGGCGACGTTCACGCCCACCTGCGTTAAGGAGAGACTGCGGTTCCCGGTCTGGTAGAACACCCGCCACAGGGGCAGCGTCCGGTCGATCCCGCCCGCCACCACCCCGCCGTCCGGGCAGCCGTAGTTGATCCGCAGCCCGGCCACCGGCGCCGTGGCTCCCGTCAGCAGGGTGCAGCGTTGCCCGTTCGCCAGTTCCAGCGCCCAGGGCATGCTGCGGGCATAGTCGGGATCGGCGGCGAGCTTGGCGTTGGAGGGGAGCGCCTTGTTCACGGTGAGCAGGACGGCATTCGCGCTCCAGGGGTCACGCGAGCAGGCCAGCGGCGCCCGGTCGCCCAGGGAGGCGAAGCAGGGGTCGAGGATGGCGTTGCCCGCCGAGCAGCGGTAGGCGTCGGGCCGGGCGGAGGTGGCGACGGAGGCGGCAAAGCACGAGCCGCTGGCCCGCCCGGTGACCGCCACGCCGATCAGCAGGCCTCCGCCCGGCTGAAAGGGCGTGTAGAGGCGAAGGGTGGTCGCCTGGGGCGTCCCCGTCTGGGCGAGGGCGGGCGGGGCGAGAGCGGTCAACAGCAGTCCGGTGAGGAAACGTCGCATGGGCTGTGGCCTTCCCGTTACGAGGGGCGCGCGACGCAGTTGTTGGCGACGATGATGCTGTCCTGCGTCAGGCCGGGCTGGGTGAGGAAGCCCTGGTTGCCCTTGGTGACCCAGGTGTAGAACCCGTTGCTGTAGCGGACGCCCGAGGCGGACTGGGCCTGGTTCAGGGTAGAGGTGGTGCCCTGCCACGTCACCTGCGCCACGTTCGCGCCGACATAACTCACCGTGACGCTCTGGCCTCCCTCGCAGGCGTAATTCACGGTGTTGACGGGAGGCTGCGGATTGGGGTTGGGAAAGGGGATGGGCTGAGGAAAGGGCACCGGCGTGATCCCGGCCGAGCTGTTGTCGGGCACCGGGATGACGGCCTGCCCCCCCGGCTGCATGACCGGCGCGCAGGCGCTCAGGGTGAGCAGGGCCAGGGGCAGGCCGAACCTGCTCTTCTCGCGGGTGACTCGGATCATGGCGGCGCTCCTTTTCCGGACAGCTTCGGCATGAGAGGCGAAGGGCCGACGCCAGGACTACGCGACCTTCATTCCTGGCCAGGTGAGGGAGAGGTGGGGCGGTTCCCCGTCTGGCAGAACACCTGCCCCCACGGCTGCCCCTGGCCGGTTCATCCCGGCTCCTCCCCCGGGAGCTTCAGGCCCAGCGGCCTGCCTGGCTCGACACGCTGACCTCGTAGTAGTCGCGGCTGGGCGGCGCCCCCAGCACCGGCTGGAAGCGGGCGATCTCTTCCTGAAACACCCCGCTGGCCTCGACCGCCCGCATGTCGGCCTCGCTCTCCCACAGCGTCAGCAGCAGGCCCCGGCCGGTGCTGAGGTCGGTCAGCAGCCGCGCGCCGCTGAAGCCCTTCTGCCGCTCCAGCAGGGGCAAGACCGCGTCGCGGTAGATGAGAACAGCGCCGCTCATCTTGCCGGGACGAATCTGAACGGTCACGACCCGTGCGTGCATCTCAACCTCCACCTGCCGGAAGGCCCGGCCCGGCCCCCTGAACGTCCCGACGAGCCGCCTTCCCCGCGCACCCTCTGTCCCTCCTTCCGGGCGAGTCCCCGCCCCGGCTTCAAGGGTGCAAAACGGAGCGTGACGCGCGCGTGATGCGGCGCGGCCAGGAAGAGGGCCCCACTTCACGAACCCCCCGGCGGCCGGTCAGAACAGCGCGAGGTTGAGCAGGTGCAGCGCCAGCCAGAGCACCGGGATAAACACCAGGAAGAAGTGGGAGATTCGCCCGCTGCGCGCCGCGATCCACTCGCGGCCCCGGCCCTTGCGGCTGTCCTCGACCAGCAGCCACACCGAGGAGATCAGGCCCAGGAACAGCGCGAAATAGTTGATCAGCGAGAAGCGGTCGGCAAAGGTGAGGTAGCCGACCGGCGGGATCGACGAGGTCATGTTGAGGTGAAACAAGACGACGGCGACGAGGGCGGCCCCCATCGCCGCCGTCCGGGCCTGGGCCTTGTCCGGCGCGTGGAGCAGCAGGGCGACGAACCCGCTCAGGGTGATGATCAGGCTCGGCAGCAGGGACCCCCGCAGCGCGGCCAGCAAGGCCCGCCGCACCGTGACGCTGAAAACGAAGTGCGAGAAGGTCTGGTCGAAAGTCGGGTAGTACCGCTCGCCCACCCGCGCGTGCCAGCCGGGCACCAGTTCCAGACCCGTCACGATCACGTCCTGCGCGATGCCGGAATGCGTCCGGTCGGGCAGGTAGACCAGGCGCTCGACCGGCAAGGCCTTGTGTTCGAGGGCGACGCTCAGGTCGTAGCGGTCGAAGGGGTAGCGGCGCAGGTCGAAGTTGCCCTGCAACGTGGCGTACACCCGGTAATCCTGGCGGGTGGGCAGGTCGAGCTGCTTGTCCAGCACTGTCGCGCGGCCGTTCATGAACTCGAAGTCGCCCGCGTCGCAGGGGCGGTCGCAGCGGAAACTCAGGTAGAAGTCGGCGGTGAAGGTGCCGTTCGCGGTGTCCAGCCGCCCCAGGCTGAGCAGGTACACGGCCACGGAAACGCGGATCGGCCCCGCGTTCGGGCGCGCCTGGGCTCCCGCCGCGCCGGTGCAGAGCGCCAGAACAGCGAGCAGCAGGACCCGGCGAAGGCCCGGCGTGACCCCGCAGCTTCGGGCGCGCGGCCTCACCCGGCCGCTCCGTCCTGGCTCATCCCCGGCGCGGTGGGGAGGGCCAGGTCCAGCCCGGCGAGCGCCCGCGTCACGAGGGTCTCCAGGCCCGCCGGATCGCCGGGAGCCTCCACGAGTTCGCCCGGCACGAGCTGGCCCGCGAGGTTCTGCCCCAGCCGCCGGGCCAGCGCCCTCAGCCGGTGCTCGGCGGCAGGATGACGCTCCGCCGCGAGGAGCAGGGGGACCGCCTCGCGGACCTCGCCCCGCCGGAGCCGCCACTCCGCGAGGTAGACCAGGCCCACGAGCAGCCGCGGCGTCTCCCCGCTGACCCAGGCGAGGCGGATGGACCGCCGCAGGTGGCCCCGCGCCTGCCGGTCGTCGCCTGCGGCCGCGCTCACCCGCCCGAGGAGGGCGAGGGCGCTGATCTCCATCGTCTGGTGGCCTTCCGCCTGCGCCAGGGCGAGGCCCTCCTCCGCCAGGCGGCGGGCTTCCGCCAGGTTCCCGCGCTCGTAGGCCACTTCGGCCAGGTTCTGGAGGAAGTCCGGCACACGCTGGTGGAGTCCGAGCTCCCGGGCGAGGGCCAGGCCGCGCGTGAGGACCCGCCCGGCGTCATCGAGGTGGCCCCGGCCCAGGGCGACGTAGCCCTGGAGGTCCAGGCCGAAGACCAGGCCGAGCCGCTGGCCGATCCCGGCGAAAAGGGCCACCGACCGCTCGACCTGCCGCTCGGCCCGGTCGTAGTCGCCCAGCCCCAGCGCGACGTTCGCCAGGTTGTAGCGGAGCGTGGCCTGGTCGGGCACCCGGCCGTGCCGCTCGGCGAGGACCAGCGCCTCCCCGAAATGCCGCTCGGCCTGGGAAAAGGCCCCGGTGCGCTCCTCGACGGCCCCCAGAACGCCGAGCCCCGTGATGGCCTCCTGACTGTCCGGCAGCACGAGCGCCAGGCCCCGCTCGCCCAGGTACCGGGCCTCCTCGTAGCGCCCCAGGCGCATGGTGAACGAGGCCTGGGGAATCAGCACCTCGCCCAGCGCGGCGCCGTGTTCGGGCCCGGCCTCCTCCAGGGCGGCGGCGGCCTCCCCGTAGAGGGCTTCTCCCTCCTGGTAGCGGGCGCGCAGGCTGAAATAGGGCAGGCCTCCCACGGCGGCCCGCCGCCACTCCCGCCAGACCTGGCCTGTCCGGGCTTCCTCCACGCCCCAGTGCCAGGCGAGGCGGATATTCCCGAACTCCTCGTCGAGCGCCGCGAGGGCCGCCTGCCCCTGCGGCCCCCCGATCTCCCCTGACCGCTCGGCCAGCAGGGCGAGGTAGTACCGCCCGTGCCGCTCCCGCGCCGCCCGCTGTTCTCCGGGCTGCTCGGCCAGCTTCTCTCGGGCGTACTGGTGGAGCAGCGCGTGGCGGTCGTAGCGCCCCGAGTGGCTGCGGCGCAGCAGCGACTTGTCCACCAGCGCCGCCAGGACCGGCAGGGACGCGCCCGAAACCCGGCGCGCCGCCTCCAGCCGGAAGCCCCCCTGAAAGACCGACAGCGCGCGCAGCGCCGCTCCCTCGGCGGGGGTGAGCAGCCGCCAGGAGTGATCGAACACCGCCCGCAGGCTGGCGTGCCGCCCCGCCGCGTCGCTCCCGGCGGCGCTCAGGAAATCGAGGTTCTCGCCGATCTCCCGGGCGATGTCCGCCAGGCCCAGGCACCGCACCCAGCCTGCCGCGAGTTCGAGCCCCAGGGGTGAACCCGCGACCAGCTGGCAGATGCCGAGCAGGGGGGGCCACTCCTCCTCGCCGGGCGCGAAGTCCGGGCGCACCTGCCGGGCCCGTTCGAGGAAGAGCCGCACGGCGTCGAAGTATGCGTTGGGGGTCGGTCCGAGGCCCAGACTCTCGGGGTACTCCAGCCCCGCGAGGGGCAGCAGCCACTCGGCCTCGACCCCGAGCCGCCCCCGCGAGGTCACCAGGAGGCGCAGGTTCGGGCAGCGCCGGATGAGGGCCTGAGGGACGCCTGCCGCCTCCAGCAGGTGTTCGAAGTTGTCGAGCACCAGCAGCACCTGCCGGTCACCGAGCCAGCGGACCAGCTGGTCCAGCGGATCGGCCTGTCCCTGGGGCGTCAGGCCCAGGCCCGCGGCCACCCGGGCGGTCAGCTGCGCCTCCGAGGTCAGCGGCGCGAGCGGCACGAAGAAGACCCCGTCCGGGAAGCGCGGCGCGAGCCCCCGGGCGGCCTCCAGGGCGAGCCGGGTCTTGCCGATGCCCCCCGGGCCGGTCAGGGTCAGCAACCGGCACCCCGGCTGGGCGAGCAGCCGGGCAATCTCGGCGAGTTCGAGGTCCCGGCCCACAAACGAGGTGGTGGGCCGGGGCAGCGGCCCGCTGGAGGGGCCGGGGCGGGGCGGAGTGGCCCCGGGTTCCGGCAGCGCGGCGGGGGCGCTCAGGGTCCGGCCCAACTGGGCGAGTTCGGCGGTGGGCTCCAGGCCCAGTTCCGCGCGCAGCCGCTCCACAAAGGCCTCATACGCCTGCCGGGCCCGCTCGCGTCCCCCGGCGCGCAGCAGCGCCCCCACCTGGGCTTGCAGCGCCGCCTCGTCGAACTCGTCCGCTTCCAGCAACTGGCCCAGCAGTTCGGTAGCCTCCAGGTGCGCGCCTCCTTCGGTCAGCTCCCCGGCGCGGCGCAGCACGGCGGTCCGCCACAGGCCGCGCAGCCGCTCGCGTTCGCACCCCAGCCAGCCCGCGAATTCGCCCGGCTCGTCGCCCTCCAGCCGGTCCATCAGGGGACCGCCGTATCCGGCGAGCGCCTCGGCCCAGCGCCCAGTGCCCACCGCCTCCAGAAAGGCGGCCACATCGGTCTGTACCGGCCAGCGCAGCCGGTGCCGCTCGATTTCCAGGCCAGCCGCACACGTCAGCGCGCGGACCCGGACGAGGAGCTGGCGGAAATTGCCGCCCGCCACCTGCGGCGGACTGTCCGGCCAGAACAGAAAGGTGGGGTGATCGCGGTCCACCCAGTCGCCGCAGTAGGCGAGGTAGGCCAGCAGTTGATGGCGCTTGTCGGGAAGAAACGGGATGACGTGGGCCTCCTGTTCGGCCCACACGGCCCCCAGCAGGCGCAGGGAAGTGGTCACGGCGCGCCCCACCGGCGCGGCAACTTCCCACCGGAGCGGGGCAGGTTGTGGGCCAGCCAGAGAGCTCTCAAGCGACCACCCCTCGACAGACGACGCGACCGGGGCACGCTGGCACCCGCACGGAAGAGTTGGGATCAGTTTAGAGCATTTGTCCGAATTACGGTGCTGGAGGAAAGGCACCTCCAACACCTCCATTCTCCCAAACGCTCTCTTTATTTCGCTCGCTCCGCTCGGTCAAAAAGAAGGACTCTTTTTGACAAATGCTCTAAGCCCTTTCTGACCGCTCGACCCTCTTCCCCAAGGGGCCTTTCGTGAAGCGCGGGGTGGGTCCCTCCCCGGCGCGCGTCACGGGCACGTCACGGGGGAGGTGGCAGATTCAGCCCGGGAAGGCTGGCCCTGGGTCCTCCCCGGCGGTGGGGCGGCCAGGGCAGTGCCAGGAAAGGGAGGCGCCTCGTGAGGGAGATCGGTCCTGTTGCGCCGGGCGGGGGCGGCGTTCCCTTCCGCCGGGCATCCACCCGGCCCGCGCCATGACGGCCACCCTGGCGCGGACGATGGGGACGCTTTACCGCGCCTACCGGCCACGCATCCTGTTCACGTACGCCCTGACCCTGCTGGAAAACCTCTTCAACCTGCTGTATCCCTTCGCCACCGGCCGCGCCATCGACGGGTTGCTGCGGGGATCGTTCCTGGGCCTCGCGCTCTTCGCGGGCATCTGGCTCGCGCACAGCGTCACCGGGGTGATCCGCCAGCGTTTCGACACCCGCACCTTCACCCGGATTTACGGGGAGGTGGCCGCCCGGGTCGTGCTGGGCCAGGCCCGCCAGGGGCGCCCCACCTCGCAGATCGTGGCGAGAAGCGCGCTGGCGCGGGAGTTCGTGGACTTCTTCGAGCGCGACGTGCCCGCCGTGATCGGGGCGCTGGTGGGCTTTGCCGGGTCGCTCGCGATGCTCCTGGGGTACGACCGGCTGACCGGGCTGGTCTGCCTGGCCCTGCTGCTGCCGGTGGGACTGGTGAGCCGCCGCTTTGCCCGCCGCGCGCTGGCGCTCCACCGGGGCCTCAACGATGAACTCGAACGCGAGGTGGACGTGTTGGGCAGACCGGGCGGCGGGGCGGTGCGCGAGCACTACCGGCGGCTGGCCACCTGGCGCGTGCGCCTCTCCGACGTGGAGGCGACGGGCTGGGGCGTGCTGGAACTGTTCCTGATCGCCCTGGCGGGGTTCGTGATCGTGCGGGCGGTGCGGCTGCCGGGCGCGCAGCCGGGCACCATCTACGCGGTGATCGCCTACCTGTGGACCTACCTGGACAGCCTCGCGGGCGTGCCTGCCCTGGGGCAACAGCTCGCGCGGCTACGCGACATCGGGCAGAGGCTGCACGGTGCCGTGGAACAGCGAGACGCGGAACCTCCCCATCTCCCGGGACAACCCCCCGGACCTTGAAAACACGCGGGCAACCGCCGTCTTCACCACCGGTCAGGACAGGGTGGAGCGCCTGATCTACAGCCAGCCGGGGTGTCTGGCATATACCGCCGTCTCCCCTGGCCTACCCCTCCAGACCCGGCGGGGGGAAAGGGAGCGGCATCGCCCGTCCCGCCCAGTCCTGCCGCATCCAGGCCCACTGCGCCTCGTCCACCGGCGGGAGGCGGCGCTGCTCGCCCTGGGCCTCCCCGGCCATGAAGTTGAGGTAGTACACGTTGCTGCCCGGCGCGGCGGCGACCGGGTGATAGCCCCGGCGCGAGAGGATCAGGTCGCCGTCGCGGGCGAGCAGCAGTTCGTCCTCGCCGTCTTCGGGGCTGTAGTTGCGGTGGACGGCCCAGCCCTGGGGCGGTGAAACGCGGTAGTGGTACGTTTCCTCGATGTACAAAGACCCCAGCCTCCCGTCGTGGCGGTGGGGCGGCCAGCCGCTCCAGTTCCCGCTGGGCGTGTAGACCTCGTAGAGCAGCAGGCGCTCGGCGGGCAGGTCCGGGCCGAGGATATGGCTGACCTGCCGGGTCGCGTTCGCCCCGCCGCGCAGCTCGACCCGCATCTCCTCCGGGCGGAACAGCCGCAGCGGCAATGCTCCACTGGCCGGAGCGCCTCCCCAGGCGAAGACGCCCTCACCACTCACGCGGTAGGCCACGCCGGGCGGCAGGTACAGGACGTGCGGCAACTCGCTGAACACGTCCCGGCGGGTGAGGTCGAAAGTCTGCCCGCCCGCCTCCACGCGCAGCCTGCCCTCCTGGGGCACCAGGGCCACCTCGTTTCCGCCCGTGTTCGCCTGGTGCGTCTGACCCGGCGTGAGGCGCACCACGCCGAAGGACAGGTACTCCCACCCGGCGCTTTCCGGCGTGACACCCACCTGCCCGCTCGCGTCGGGGCGGAGGTGGTTGGTCACGAGGGCACCGCCTCTCCCGCCTGCACCTCGGCCACGCGCACCGGGCGGCCTTCTTGCAGGCTGCGGGTGCAGGCCAGGGCCAGGCGCAGGGACTCCACGGCGTCACGCGGCCCGGGTTGCGGCACCTCGCCCGCGCGGAGGAAGGCCACGAAAGCGGCGATCTCGGCGCGGTAGGCGTCCTGAAAGCGGTCCATGAAGAAGTGGTAGTGGTCCATGCTGACGCCTTCCCCGTAGCGCAGCAGCGGCGTTTTCGGGGTCGCCTCCAGCACCAGTTTCCCCCCGGAGCCGAAAACCTCGGTGCGGACGTCGTAACCGTACACGGCGCGGCGGGAGTTCTGGACGACGCCCTGCGCCCCGCCCACGAACTTCAGCAGCGCGGTGGTCGTGTCGGCGTCCCCGATCTCACCGATGGCCGGGTCCACCTTCGCGTCCCCGATGGCCGTCACCTCCTCCACCTCGCCCACCAGGAAGCGGGCGATGTCCAGGTCGTGAATCGCCTGATCGAGGAAAATGCCGCCCGAGCCCTTCAGGTAGTCCAGGGACGGCGGGGCGGGGTCACGCCCGGTCGCGCTGAACTGCTCGACGGTGCCCAGTTCGCCCGCCAGGATGCGCTGCCTGGCCTGCGCGAACCCCGCGTCGAAGCGCCGCTGGAAACCGATCTGGAAGGGGACGCCCCGTTCCTCCACGATCCGCATCACCCGTTCGGTTTCCGCGAGGTCGGCG includes the following:
- a CDS encoding DUF4239 domain-containing protein encodes the protein MVWLGEGLFVALAVALALGGMLLVRRSVQLSVLEEHREVAGFIYAIIGVVYAVLLAFVVALLWQEQQEARVRVEQEANAIASLYRGAQAFPPAFQTELKGELRAYTEAVLRVEWPEMSVGQTSLETWGRYNRLWQTYLGFRPRNAYESFWYTQALTNLYTLGDARRLRLLSGRIHLPGLMWGVLWGGGVITIAFAYFFGVRNVRSQALMVAALSATIALILFLAMALDRSFTGAIQVGPEAFEQVLFILNNSASSTPP
- a CDS encoding CHRD domain-containing protein, coding for MNRLTLSTLAGLALTFTACGQLQMTTNYSVNLTGGTSGVALGTGQANLTLTGHTLTVLGTFNNLTTAATAAHLYGPGETESAASVSLALTIDQVTNGARSGRISGTFTLTDQQIAWLNNRQMYVDLHAGTTRISGVVERLLQ
- a CDS encoding protease inhibitor I42 family protein, with amino-acid sequence MKLLLAPTVLGLLLLLGACAPAATSGGTASPASVQPAPSRFVPKTIRLDQEADGSIVDLRVGDTLELSLPGNPSTGYSWSLSLPLGPGLEQLGAAGFRPSSTGLGAGGAVVLRYRAAAPGQFPLSLTYSRPFEALPPNPQTFELFVFVR
- a CDS encoding MliC family protein, which codes for MIRVTREKSRFGLPLALLTLSACAPVMQPGGQAVIPVPDNSSAGITPVPFPQPIPFPNPNPQPPVNTVNYACEGGQSVTVSYVGANVAQVTWQGTTSTLNQAQSASGVRYSNGFYTWVTKGNQGFLTQPGLTQDSIIVANNCVARPS
- a CDS encoding antibiotic biosynthesis monooxygenase family protein translates to MHARVVTVQIRPGKMSGAVLIYRDAVLPLLERQKGFSGARLLTDLSTGRGLLLTLWESEADMRAVEASGVFQEEIARFQPVLGAPPSRDYYEVSVSSQAGRWA
- a CDS encoding ATP-binding protein; this encodes MTTSLRLLGAVWAEQEAHVIPFLPDKRHQLLAYLAYCGDWVDRDHPTFLFWPDSPPQVAGGNFRQLLVRVRALTCAAGLEIERHRLRWPVQTDVAAFLEAVGTGRWAEALAGYGGPLMDRLEGDEPGEFAGWLGCERERLRGLWRTAVLRRAGELTEGGAHLEATELLGQLLEADEFDEAALQAQVGALLRAGGRERARQAYEAFVERLRAELGLEPTAELAQLGRTLSAPAALPEPGATPPRPGPSSGPLPRPTTSFVGRDLELAEIARLLAQPGCRLLTLTGPGGIGKTRLALEAARGLAPRFPDGVFFVPLAPLTSEAQLTARVAAGLGLTPQGQADPLDQLVRWLGDRQVLLVLDNFEHLLEAAGVPQALIRRCPNLRLLVTSRGRLGVEAEWLLPLAGLEYPESLGLGPTPNAYFDAVRLFLERARQVRPDFAPGEEEWPPLLGICQLVAGSPLGLELAAGWVRCLGLADIAREIGENLDFLSAAGSDAAGRHASLRAVFDHSWRLLTPAEGAALRALSVFQGGFRLEAARRVSGASLPVLAALVDKSLLRRSHSGRYDRHALLHQYAREKLAEQPGEQRAARERHGRYYLALLAERSGEIGGPQGQAALAALDEEFGNIRLAWHWGVEEARTGQVWREWRRAAVGGLPYFSLRARYQEGEALYGEAAAALEEAGPEHGAALGEVLIPQASFTMRLGRYEEARYLGERGLALVLPDSQEAITGLGVLGAVEERTGAFSQAERHFGEALVLAERHGRVPDQATLRYNLANVALGLGDYDRAERQVERSVALFAGIGQRLGLVFGLDLQGYVALGRGHLDDAGRVLTRGLALARELGLHQRVPDFLQNLAEVAYERGNLAEARRLAEEGLALAQAEGHQTMEISALALLGRVSAAAGDDRQARGHLRRSIRLAWVSGETPRLLVGLVYLAEWRLRRGEVREAVPLLLAAERHPAAEHRLRALARRLGQNLAGQLVPGELVEAPGDPAGLETLVTRALAGLDLALPTAPGMSQDGAAG
- a CDS encoding ABC transporter six-transmembrane domain-containing protein; the protein is MTATLARTMGTLYRAYRPRILFTYALTLLENLFNLLYPFATGRAIDGLLRGSFLGLALFAGIWLAHSVTGVIRQRFDTRTFTRIYGEVAARVVLGQARQGRPTSQIVARSALAREFVDFFERDVPAVIGALVGFAGSLAMLLGYDRLTGLVCLALLLPVGLVSRRFARRALALHRGLNDELEREVDVLGRPGGGAVREHYRRLATWRVRLSDVEATGWGVLELFLIALAGFVIVRAVRLPGAQPGTIYAVIAYLWTYLDSLAGVPALGQQLARLRDIGQRLHGAVEQRDAEPPHLPGQPPGP
- the iolB gene encoding 5-deoxy-glucuronate isomerase — its product is MTNHLRPDASGQVGVTPESAGWEYLSFGVVRLTPGQTHQANTGGNEVALVPQEGRLRVEAGGQTFDLTRRDVFSELPHVLYLPPGVAYRVSGEGVFAWGGAPASGALPLRLFRPEEMRVELRGGANATRQVSHILGPDLPAERLLLYEVYTPSGNWSGWPPHRHDGRLGSLYIEETYHYRVSPPQGWAVHRNYSPEDGEDELLLARDGDLILSRRGYHPVAAAPGSNVYYLNFMAGEAQGEQRRLPPVDEAQWAWMRQDWAGRAMPLPFPPPGLEG
- the iolG gene encoding inositol 2-dehydrogenase, whose amino-acid sequence is MTQSPEFTASPIRFAILGAGRMGLEHGRALVGLPEAQVVAVADPIEEAAQRVARLTRAGRTYSDPLDAIHDPEVQAVIIVTPTRTHAALIEAAANAGKAIFCEKPVAADLAETERVMRIVEERGVPFQIGFQRRFDAGFAQARQRILAGELGTVEQFSATGRDPAPPSLDYLKGSGGIFLDQAIHDLDIARFLVGEVEEVTAIGDAKVDPAIGEIGDADTTTALLKFVGGAQGVVQNSRRAVYGYDVRTEVFGSGGKLVLEATPKTPLLRYGEGVSMDHYHFFMDRFQDAYRAEIAAFVAFLRAGEVPQPGPRDAVESLRLALACTRSLQEGRPVRVAEVQAGEAVPS